In Bicyclus anynana chromosome 22, ilBicAnyn1.1, whole genome shotgun sequence, the following proteins share a genomic window:
- the LOC112048634 gene encoding uncharacterized protein LOC112048634, protein MGSPIAPVVANIFMEWVERELVDKMTYRPRFWLRYVDDVFAIVNRDDLAIIFQCLNSLHEKVHFTKEEEKEGGLPFLDVMVIRGSGGELHTTVYRKPTHTNRYLHASSHHHPSQISSVPRSLINRALSLCDPPYIECELRVVRQALENNGYSWRQSSRWAQTTTRRKPSCVNRSPVYLTYVKGVTDKISHYLQRRFDIVTRFRPPALVKSILRSPKDRDPLNVPGVYKIPCDCGRSYIGQSTDSSRH, encoded by the exons ATGGGGTCGCCGATTGCACCTGTAGTGGCCAATATATTTATGGAGTGGGTGGAACGCGAGTTGGTCGATAAAATGACGTATAGACCGCGTTTTTGGCTGCGTTATGTGGATGATGTGTTTGCCATTGTAAACAGGGATGATTTGGCCATAATATTCCAGTGTCTCAACAGTCTACATGAGAAGGTTCATTTTACGAAAGAGGAAGAAAAAGAGGGCGGTCTGCCATTTTTAGACGTGATGGTGATCCGGGGGTCTGGTGGTGAATTACATACAACGGTGTACCGAAAACCGACTCACACCAACAGATATCTCCATGCGAGTTCGCACCACCATCCGTCGCAGATATCGTCGGTACCAAGAAGCCTCATAAATCGAGCCCTAAGTCTTTGTGACCCACCCTATATTGAGTGCGAACTAAGAGTGGTGAGACAGGCGCTGGAGAACAATGGCTATAGTTGGCGTCAGAGTTCCAGATGGGCACAAACAACAACTAGGCGGAAACCGTCCTGTGTGAACCGGTCACCAGTGTACTTAACATATGTGAAGGGCGTGACGGACAAAATCAGCCACTATCTCCAACGGAGATTTGACATAGTGACGCGGTTTCGTCCACCTGCACTGGTGAAGAGTATACTGCGATCGCCTAAGGATAGGGATCCGCTGAACGTGCCCGGGGTGTACAAGATTCCGTGTGACTGTGGTAGATCatacatcg GGCAATCAACAGATTCGTCCCGTCACTGA